The following nucleotide sequence is from Capra hircus breed San Clemente chromosome 16, ASM170441v1, whole genome shotgun sequence.
CAGTATCAGTGACTTGAAGGCGCCCCACAGCCACTGAGGGTCTGAGCCGGACGAGCTCGCAGCCTGGCTCACCGGTGTCGGTTCCCTGCCTGGAAATGGTGTCACGAGGCCCCCAGCACCCCGACCACTGACCTGCTGTGAGCTGGGTGTTGGCAGTCAGCCTGCCAGCCCCTTGGCCCTGGGGGATGGTCGCAAGTGATGGTGACTCTCCACGCTTTGGCCAAGGTTGTCCCCCCATGGGAGCGACCTGTCAGCTGACTTCTCCTGGGGAGTCTCTAGTAACAGATGTGCTGCAGGAGCAGGGCGGCAGAGGGGGCCAGTTCTTAGCAGACGAGCTGTCGGTGACTCTGGCGTTCTAACTGGGGCTGAGAGGAGTCTGACGTCTCGGGGAAGGAATACTACAGGCCCCTGGTGGGTCCCCCGTGGGCGGAGGTGACCCTCGGGCCCTGGGTGCGTCCCCCATCAGCAGAGCCGACTCTGCAGCCCTGGCAGCTATAGCCATGCGGCGGGCTGGGCCAGGTGCCGGCGGCTGGCGCCCTCCAGGCCTGTCCCCTCCGCTGTGTCGCTCCCTGTACGTCCCCTCACTGCATGCTTTTCCCTGAGCAGGGCCCCTGGCCACAGGCCCACCACCAACCCCAACACGTCCAAGTTCGCCCAGAAGATCGGGGGCTCCGAGCGCTGCCCGCGGTGCAGCCAGGCCGTCTATGCGGCCGAGAAGGTGATTGGCGCTGGGAAGGTAAGGCAGGTCGTGCTGGGGGCAGGGCACACGTGTTCCTGAAACGTGCATTCTGGAGCTTTGAAGTGcgctccctcccaggaagcctGTGCCCTTGATGTAGCTCCCCCTTCGCTCAGAGCCCACCATGAAAGGGGTCCCTTTGTCTGTGAGGCTCCCTGTTCCCTGGGCCTCCCAGTCTCCAAGGAGCTGAATCCCCCATCATAGCAGCCTCACCATTGgtccatagagaaggctgagcgccgaagaattgatgttttcaaatcgtgctggagaagactcttgagagtcccttggactgcaaagagatccaatcagtccatcctaaaggaaatcagttctgaatattcattggaaggactgatgctgaagctgaagctccaatactttggccacctgatgtgaagagccgactcactggaagagaccctgatgctgggaaagactgaaggcgggaggagaaggggacgacagaggttgagatggttggatggcaccaccgactcgatggacatgagtttgagccaactctgggagacagtgaaggacagggaggcctggcgtgctgcaggccctgggttcgcaaagagttggaaataccTGACTGACCAACAGCAAGCACACTCCACAGGAGCTTCTGATCGACCCCTGTCTGCAGAGTCGGGGTCTGCTGACCTCTGAGGGTACGTGGACACCAGCCCTGAAAGGAATGCGCATCGCTGTGTGGGGTCACATCTCTCTCTGGGAAGAAGAGCCGTAGCATTCATCACATCTTCAGAAGGATTTGTGATACAGAAATGTTAAGAACCACCCACGATCCACAGAAACCCACTCTTGTGCCCCCAGGGCAGAGGTAGCCAAGGTTCAGGCCCGCCAGAGCCTCCTAGGAGGCAAACTTGGTCTGGCTGTCTCGCCTGCCCCCCACTGCGATATTCCAGTAGTAGATTCCACCCCGACTCACCAAAGTGCAACGGGACCCTCCCTTGGAGAGGCTGCAGGGACAGGTGGCCTCAGATGAGCTGTCAGAGGGCTGCAGGAGAGGCTTCTTCAGGAGGGCCCAGAGACAGTGCTGGGCCTTCACGCAGATGTGGCTGGGGTCATGTGGTCAGCTGTGACGCCGCAGGGCCTGGAGCCTGTCTGCAGCCTCTCTGGACCTGAGTCTTAGCCTCTGGGGCTTCTCAGCTTTGAGCAGCGGCTGGGCATGTGGACAGGGGATGACACGTAAGACACGTCTAGACCAAGCACGGTCTCCAACTGGCCCCAGGCCTGCTGGGGAGGGGTCGCACCCGTGTTACAGGTGAAAGCACAGGTTTGCCCACTCCTAGGAGCTGGCTGCGACTGCTGGTGCCTCCTCTTGGGGCCATGTTACCCCGTGAAGcttgtctctgcctctgtccatCGGGAGAGGTTTGTAAACCCAGCAGGATGGCCGCTGTTTGCTTGGCGTGAAGCCTGGGCTGATGGGTCCCCCCCTGAGCCGCAGCCCCGCGTCTGAAGCagagcacagggcaggcccaCCAGGCAAGCTGGCGTCAAAGCCGAGCAGAGCCGGTGCGGGGATCCCGGTGCGGTGCAGTGCCCAGGGTGTGGCGACGCCAGTCAGCTACCATCACCGTCATTGCTTTTGTGGGTTCTTGTGAGGTTGAAGTGAAGATCCTTGGTGTTCACTAAATGATATGATGTGATTAATATTAAGTTGGTGTTTCTTCTGCTGTGTCTCACTATGAGAATAGGGAATCACCAAAAAATACCTAGGTATCAGCATTTCCATTCCCCCTCGGAGTCTTAGAGTGAGGGCCCCTCTCTCCCTTCGGGAGGAGGGGTTCTCCTGTGGGCAGAGGTGGCGGGGGGAGACCAGCGTGTGTGCTGGGGAAGGGCTGAGAAGCAGGAGGACTTTAGGTGCTGGCCCCACCAGCGGGGCCCGACTGTGTCTGCACGGACAGTGGTGGTGGTCTGTCCCCTGTCTGCCCGGAGACTAGGGGGCAGCCTGGGCTTCCCCGAGGACGAGCTGAGGCCGGGGTGCCCTCAGCACGGACACCGAGGCCCCTAGAACCCTGGGCAGGAGCCAACACGCGTGGGCCTGCCTGCCAGGAGGCCCAGGGCCTGCCATTCCTTTCCATCTCCAGCTCAGAAAGGGCAGCTGTGCAAGGGAGCCTACTTGCCCTTAAAAGGCCTTGTTTTGCTTCATCCCATCTGCCACCGCTGGCCTCCGGCTTTCCGGTGCAGAGCTATCAGCTGGGAGCTGGCGGCTGACCTGGGGTCTGGCTGGCCCCCACGGGGCGCAGACTGGGGCTGGCTTCCCCTGAGGGGCTGTTGGCCATGTGGCCTCTGAGCACCTCACTGGAGCAGCGGGGCTTCTCTGGCTCCTGGCCTTCTCCTGGAGCCCCGAAGACCCTTTCTCCTTCCAGGGTGCCAGGCACCGCCTCTGCACCCGGCCCCTGCCCAGCTGCGGCCTCCCGCTGCATTGAGGGACCTCGAGAACGCCAGGGGCCTGCTGACCACAAAAGCCTGTGTGTCACACCCGTGAGGAGGGAGGGGCCACTGGCCTGGAACCAGGGCCAGGGTGGGTCCCAGCCCACAGCCACACCAGGAGTCCCGGTCGGCAGTCGGGACATGGCTGGAGGGCCCCGCCTGCCCTTCGTGGGGCAGCTGCGGCACCGGTCCCCAGCgggaggtgggggaggctggGCAGACCCCACAGGTGTCTTCATCACGCCTCCAGGGAACGGCTGGGGCAGCAGAGTtagctctttccttccctccccagtCCTGGCATAAGTCCTGCTTCCGGTGTGCCAAGTGCGGCAAAGGCCTGGAGTCCACCACCCTGGCCGACAAGGACGGCGAGATTTACTGCAAAGGTAAGCGGCCTCCCCTCGACACCCTCCCTTCCTGGAGAGCTAAGCAGTCAGGCCCGTATGTGACGGCCAGTTCCAGCCTTGGAGTCTCCTGAGGCCTCTGTGTGCAGCCGAGAAGGAGccccggtgggggtgggggtggaggtgggggtgggggtgggggtgggggacggtCCGtggccagggggtggggtggggcggggccgggcggggcggggccgggccgggcctgGGCTCCCTCCCCTGCTCTTAGCATGAGCTCTGACCGCAGATGGCTCTTCTGGTATTTCAGAGGCAGGGGAGTAGCCAGGATGCTGCTCACTATCTGCGTTGATGTTGGGAGGGCTGTGCTGTGTGCCTCACTGGCCCAGAGGCCCCGGCAGGTACTGGGGCGGGAGTGGGGGTCATCacccctctcttctctctgcagGATGCTACGCAAAGAACTTCGGGCCCAAGGGCTTCGGCtttgggcagggggctggggctcTGGTTCACTCTGAGTGAGCCCCCCGCGCCCACTCCCCACTGCCCACGCCGTGCTTCTCATCACCCCCAACCCCAGCGACCTCGAGACTGccagcctccttcccttcctcagcCCTGCACGTGTCGCTAAGGACTCAACCCAGGGCGTCTGGCTCCCTTTGGTTTGGGTGTCTGCTGTAGGCCCCCCCTCCCAGGAGCTCCCCCCTCCGCCTGGCCCACCACGTCACCAGCGGGGCCTCTGGTTCTGGGTGTgcccccatctcccctcccctgccctcccctctccaCAGATTCCTGCCCTCAGAGGCTGAGTATCCATCGTCATTGTGGGGCCCTGGGGGGGGAAGGGCTGTGCTCCTCGTGGGGGCCCTCCTAGTGTCCTTCAGAGCAGGCCCGGGGCGTTTCCACCTGGGAGTCACGGGGGACGTGCAGACGGGCCCCGAATGGAGGGGCCACCTGCTCtggcctaaccctaaccctaacccttcaAGGCTGTGGGCCACGGTGCCCCCGAGCTCGGGGCGGGGGGGTGCAAGCCAGGCCCTAGGGCCCCAGTTCAGGATGTGGTCTGGCCTCCCTGGGCTCGAGCTCCCGTGTGGCAGGGCCCTGATGAAATATCCCTGACCTTACGGCCACCCAAACCAGAGGGCGTCTCTGCCC
It contains:
- the CSRP1 gene encoding cysteine and glycine-rich protein 1 yields the protein MPNWGGGKTCGVCRKTVYFAEEVQCEGGSFHRSCFLCMVCKKNLDSTTVAVHGEEIYCKSCYGKKYGPKGYGYGQGAGTLSMDKGESLGIRHEEAPGHRPTTNPNTSKFAQKIGGSERCPRCSQAVYAAEKVIGAGKSWHKSCFRCAKCGKGLESTTLADKDGEIYCKGCYAKNFGPKGFGFGQGAGALVHSE